A region of Methyloversatilis discipulorum DNA encodes the following proteins:
- a CDS encoding DUF4394 domain-containing protein → MSARTLTALAAALALSGTAAHAADFVGLTTGNQIGMFSSSNASSASFMSITGLGSGERILGIDLRPSDNMIYGVSSLNRIYTLDVSTGAASFVSALDIPLVNPSLSYGIDFNPVADFAGAASLRLVSQTGSNLAINANTGVVGNAASVIPGGITAVAYTNSDASQSSGPASTALYYIDTATDTLHFAPGAFNAPTISQVGSLGVAGNVIGANGFEIDAMGMGWAALTLDNGDSGLYSVNLMTGLATFNGALNANLRGLSSAPFMAPVPEPETYAMLLAGLGLIGVAARRRLTRT, encoded by the coding sequence ATGTCAGCACGCACCCTCACCGCCCTCGCCGCCGCTCTCGCTCTGTCCGGCACCGCCGCCCACGCGGCCGATTTCGTCGGTCTCACCACCGGCAATCAGATCGGCATGTTCAGCAGCAGCAACGCCAGCAGCGCCAGCTTCATGTCCATCACCGGGCTGGGCAGTGGCGAACGCATCCTCGGCATCGACCTGCGCCCGAGCGACAACATGATCTACGGCGTCAGCAGCCTGAACCGCATCTATACGCTGGACGTCTCGACCGGCGCCGCCAGCTTCGTGTCGGCGCTCGACATCCCGCTGGTCAATCCGTCGCTGTCCTACGGCATCGACTTCAACCCGGTGGCCGACTTCGCCGGCGCGGCCTCGCTGCGCCTGGTGAGCCAGACCGGCAGCAATCTGGCCATCAACGCGAACACCGGCGTGGTCGGCAACGCCGCCAGCGTCATCCCGGGCGGCATCACGGCCGTCGCCTATACCAACTCCGATGCGTCACAGTCCAGCGGCCCGGCGAGCACTGCGCTGTATTACATCGACACGGCGACCGACACCCTGCATTTCGCACCCGGCGCCTTCAATGCCCCCACCATCAGCCAGGTCGGATCGCTGGGCGTTGCCGGCAACGTGATCGGTGCCAACGGCTTCGAGATCGACGCGATGGGCATGGGCTGGGCCGCGCTGACGCTGGACAATGGCGACAGCGGCCTCTATTCGGTCAACCTGATGACCGGGCTGGCCACCTTCAATGGCGCACTCAACGCCAACCTGCGTGGCCTGAGCTCGGCGCCGTTCATGGCGCCGGTACCCGAACCCGAAACCTACGCGATGCTGCTGGCCGGCCTCGGTCTGATCGGTGTCGCGGCGCGCCGTCGCCTCACTCGCACCTGA
- a CDS encoding flagellar brake protein, translated as MTENIRFDLLEADDFARYVLDGQTDIAFYLRAMRDRRVNLSVYAGRAPDPFLTAVLAVDDTRGVVILDAPRDPAQLEQAVKASPLVFLTSLEKVKVQFMVGQCTAIEHDGHPALEIPFPTRMLRLQRRDYYRLILPPNPPLRCLLPAGDGEGRMVEAMVVDISGGGLAVVAPPSGIELKVDSVIDNCQITLPEIGTITATLQVRNMFRVTERGGSELRAGCQFIGLPGAADALIQRYILRMERERNAREI; from the coding sequence ATGACCGAGAACATCCGGTTCGATCTGCTGGAAGCAGACGATTTCGCACGCTACGTGCTCGACGGCCAGACCGATATCGCCTTTTACCTGCGAGCCATGCGGGATCGCCGCGTCAATCTGTCCGTCTATGCCGGCCGTGCGCCCGACCCCTTCCTGACCGCGGTGCTGGCCGTCGACGACACGCGCGGCGTGGTCATACTCGACGCACCGCGTGACCCGGCGCAGCTCGAGCAGGCCGTGAAAGCGTCGCCGCTGGTCTTCCTGACCTCGCTCGAAAAGGTGAAGGTCCAGTTCATGGTCGGACAATGCACCGCGATCGAACACGACGGTCATCCGGCGCTGGAAATCCCCTTCCCGACGCGCATGCTGCGACTGCAGCGGCGCGACTACTACCGCCTCATCCTGCCGCCCAACCCGCCGCTGCGCTGTCTGCTGCCGGCCGGCGACGGCGAGGGGCGCATGGTTGAAGCCATGGTCGTGGATATTTCCGGCGGCGGTCTGGCCGTCGTTGCACCGCCGAGCGGCATCGAGCTCAAGGTCGACAGCGTGATCGACAACTGCCAGATCACGCTGCCGGAAATCGGCACCATCACCGCGACGCTGCAGGTGCGCAACATGTTCCGCGTGACCGAACGCGGCGGCAGCGAACTGCGTGCGGGCTGCCAGTTCATCGGTCTGCCCGGCGCCGCCGACGCGCTGATCCAGCGCTACATCCTGCGCATGGAAAGAGAACGCAACGCGCGCGAAATCTGA
- a CDS encoding EscU/YscU/HrcU family type III secretion system export apparatus switch protein, protein MNTSPRAQAVALAYGAGDAAPRVVAKGRGMVADEIIRRAREAGVFVHESREMVSLLMGLDLDQRIPPELYVAVAELLAWIYRIEKGLTDVPAPAVKLPSE, encoded by the coding sequence GTGAACACCTCGCCGCGCGCCCAGGCCGTCGCGCTCGCCTACGGAGCCGGCGACGCTGCGCCACGTGTCGTCGCCAAGGGGCGCGGCATGGTTGCCGACGAAATCATCCGCCGCGCGCGCGAAGCGGGCGTTTTCGTGCATGAATCGCGCGAAATGGTGTCGCTGCTGATGGGACTGGATCTGGACCAGCGCATTCCGCCCGAACTGTATGTCGCGGTCGCCGAGCTGCTGGCCTGGATCTACCGCATCGAAAAGGGATTGACCGACGTTCCGGCGCCAGCCGTTAAACTGCCATCTGAATGA
- the fliK gene encoding flagellar hook-length control protein FliK, which produces MNNLLPGLAQRLAALTRESVQTTGPIAALSDQLPEFEPGERYTARILQNLRDGLARADVGGQTVTLRLPQTIPEGRTVSLTHVSRSAQTLVATLDSDNAAPTDGDGPPDDAGSPVRLSVPARTIASLLEGPEPQPTRLASGKPMLDPAAMLDAATGTLESDATPQIASRLAQAIGTSGLFYESHQAQWVSGERPLESTAAEPQRAFDPEKPAPRAGLPVAPSAATDDTPEPGQVANGTTSARADDESMPDTGTLRGDTGVRERSEAAKADTGPPAELRPLVQNQLLGLSQHTLAWEGLAWPGQTMKIEIDDPEPQRQGESGTEADSTPEVPWTSRVRLVLPGLGEVETSLTLWKDHGLTLGISADDGARLRMGTALLDLQQRMTDAGLRLGSVNFSELDEAAGAPPAGGEESVS; this is translated from the coding sequence ATGAACAACCTGCTGCCAGGGCTCGCACAGCGTCTGGCGGCGCTGACGCGCGAATCGGTCCAGACCACCGGCCCGATCGCCGCGCTGTCTGACCAGCTGCCCGAGTTCGAGCCGGGCGAACGCTACACCGCACGCATCCTGCAGAACCTGCGCGACGGCCTCGCACGTGCCGACGTGGGCGGGCAGACCGTCACCCTGCGCCTGCCGCAGACCATTCCCGAAGGCCGCACCGTATCGCTCACCCATGTGAGCCGCAGCGCGCAGACGCTGGTGGCCACGCTCGACAGCGACAACGCGGCGCCGACTGACGGCGATGGGCCGCCCGACGACGCGGGCAGCCCGGTACGCCTGAGCGTGCCAGCGCGCACCATCGCCAGCCTGCTCGAAGGGCCGGAACCACAGCCGACGCGTCTCGCCAGCGGCAAACCGATGCTGGATCCAGCCGCCATGCTGGATGCGGCCACCGGCACGCTCGAAAGCGATGCCACGCCGCAGATTGCCAGCCGCCTGGCGCAAGCGATCGGCACCAGCGGGCTGTTCTACGAATCGCATCAGGCGCAGTGGGTCAGTGGCGAACGGCCGCTCGAATCGACCGCAGCCGAGCCGCAGCGCGCCTTCGACCCGGAGAAACCTGCGCCGCGCGCCGGCCTGCCGGTCGCGCCATCCGCAGCGACGGACGACACGCCGGAACCCGGGCAGGTCGCAAACGGCACGACCAGCGCTCGCGCCGACGACGAATCGATGCCGGACACCGGCACGCTGCGCGGCGACACCGGCGTGCGCGAACGCAGCGAGGCAGCCAAGGCCGATACCGGCCCGCCTGCCGAACTGCGACCGCTGGTACAGAACCAGCTGCTCGGCCTGTCCCAGCACACGCTCGCCTGGGAGGGGCTGGCCTGGCCGGGCCAGACGATGAAGATCGAGATCGACGACCCGGAGCCCCAGCGCCAAGGCGAGTCCGGCACCGAAGCGGACAGCACGCCGGAAGTCCCGTGGACGTCTCGCGTGCGGCTGGTGCTGCCGGGCCTGGGCGAGGTCGAAACCTCGCTCACGCTGTGGAAGGATCATGGTCTGACGCTGGGCATATCGGCTGACGACGGTGCGCGCCTGCGCATGGGTACCGCCCTGCTCGACCTGCAGCAGCGGATGACCGACGCCGGCCTGCGCCTCGGCAGCGTGAATTTCAGCGAACTGGACGAGGCCGCGGGCGCGCCGCCGGCAGGCGGCGAGGAAAGCGTGTCGTGA
- a CDS encoding flagellar protein FliT, with amino-acid sequence MNSLSLLENMRQISSDMVEAARANDWDRLVNLEQAVASMRSRLADNDEPVSSPAERARKFDLMKQILADDAEVRRHVEPWMQQVTSYLGKLPAGTADNG; translated from the coding sequence ATGAACTCTCTGTCACTGCTCGAAAACATGCGTCAGATCTCCAGCGACATGGTGGAGGCCGCGCGCGCGAACGACTGGGACCGTCTGGTCAATCTCGAACAGGCCGTCGCCTCGATGCGCAGCCGACTCGCCGACAACGACGAGCCGGTGTCTTCGCCGGCCGAGCGTGCGCGCAAGTTCGACCTGATGAAGCAGATTCTCGCCGACGACGCCGAAGTGCGCCGTCACGTCGAACCGTGGATGCAGCAGGTCACCAGCTACCTGGGCAAGCTGCCGGCAGGCACGGCAGACAACGGCTGA
- the fliS gene encoding flagellar export chaperone FliS produces the protein MAYNQVGVEARVASADPHQLILMLFDGAMMSVSTASHQIDMGDTAGKGQSISRAIDIIGNGLKVSLDLDAGGELAQRLYALYDYMCVRLLHANSQNDKAALDEVAHLLGELKGAWEDIRQKLVQGAPV, from the coding sequence ATGGCCTACAACCAGGTCGGCGTCGAGGCACGCGTGGCCAGCGCCGATCCGCACCAGCTCATCCTGATGCTGTTCGACGGCGCGATGATGTCGGTATCGACAGCCAGCCACCAGATCGACATGGGCGACACTGCGGGCAAGGGTCAGTCGATCTCGCGTGCGATCGACATCATCGGCAACGGCCTCAAGGTCAGCCTGGATCTGGACGCCGGCGGCGAACTCGCGCAGCGCCTGTACGCGCTCTACGACTACATGTGCGTGCGCCTGCTGCACGCCAACTCGCAGAACGACAAGGCCGCGCTCGATGAGGTGGCCCACCTGCTGGGCGAGTTGAAGGGCGCCTGGGAGGACATCCGGCAAAAACTGGTCCAAGGGGCGCCGGTCTGA
- the fliD gene encoding flagellar filament capping protein FliD, protein MASSLAFGTNLDINSIVTQLMTVEQRPLTLLAEKQAKLETKISSYGMIKGAMSTLQTAAEALGKAEIFASRKATIADSAVATVAASTTATPGNYSIEVSSLARSQVTASAAFAGGSTANVGSGTLTIELGSYSGGAFTANPDKTAVNIDISSGAATLADVRDAINAADAGVTASLLNDGTGTRLVLTSQDGGTANTVRITAADDDGNNTDNAGLSRLIYDASTGGTSNLSEKVTASDAVLKINGIDVTSSSNTLTDTIEGVTLTLKSTNVGNPTTLTVGADYTGAKSAVEKLVKSYNDAILTIKNQTSYNTTTQTGAALNGESTVLSLRSRLASAVTEEIAPGVSLGSIGVSVQKDGSLKIDSDKLTTALESGAAKSLFMGSTGVTGLASKIDSMISSVIDEDGLIGNRLEGMEETKKAMNRQRDALNVRMEQIEARYRRQFTALDSLISSMNTTSTFLTQQLASLPTYSS, encoded by the coding sequence ATGGCATCGTCGCTCGCATTCGGTACCAACCTGGACATCAACTCCATCGTCACGCAGCTGATGACGGTAGAGCAGCGTCCGCTCACGCTGCTCGCGGAAAAGCAGGCCAAGCTCGAAACCAAGATTTCCAGCTACGGCATGATCAAGGGTGCGATGTCGACGCTGCAGACGGCAGCGGAAGCACTCGGCAAGGCGGAAATCTTTGCCTCCCGCAAGGCAACGATTGCCGACAGTGCGGTGGCAACGGTTGCCGCCTCGACGACGGCGACGCCCGGCAACTATTCAATCGAGGTGAGCAGCCTGGCCCGCTCGCAGGTCACCGCGTCGGCAGCTTTCGCCGGCGGCAGCACCGCGAACGTGGGCAGCGGCACGCTGACCATCGAACTGGGCAGCTACAGCGGCGGCGCATTCACCGCGAACCCCGACAAGACAGCGGTCAACATCGACATTTCCAGCGGCGCCGCGACGCTCGCCGACGTGCGTGACGCGATCAACGCGGCCGACGCCGGCGTGACGGCCTCCCTGCTCAACGACGGCACCGGCACCCGCCTCGTGCTGACCTCGCAGGATGGCGGCACCGCGAATACCGTGCGCATCACCGCCGCCGATGACGACGGCAACAACACCGACAACGCAGGCCTGTCGCGGCTGATCTATGACGCCTCGACCGGCGGCACCTCCAATCTTTCGGAGAAGGTGACCGCTTCGGATGCCGTGCTGAAGATCAATGGCATCGACGTCACCTCGAGCAGCAACACGCTCACCGACACCATCGAAGGCGTCACGCTGACGCTGAAAAGCACCAACGTCGGCAATCCGACGACGCTGACGGTCGGTGCCGACTACACCGGCGCGAAGAGCGCCGTCGAAAAGCTGGTCAAGAGCTACAACGACGCCATCCTGACCATCAAGAACCAGACGTCTTACAACACGACCACCCAGACCGGTGCGGCACTGAACGGCGAAAGCACCGTGCTCAGCCTGCGCTCGCGTCTTGCCTCGGCCGTCACCGAAGAGATCGCGCCGGGCGTTTCTCTCGGCAGCATCGGTGTGTCGGTGCAGAAGGACGGCTCGCTGAAGATTGACTCCGACAAGCTCACGACAGCGCTGGAGAGCGGCGCCGCCAAGTCGCTGTTCATGGGCAGCACCGGCGTGACCGGTCTGGCCTCCAAGATCGATTCGATGATCTCGTCCGTGATCGACGAGGATGGCCTGATCGGCAACCGTCTCGAAGGCATGGAAGAGACGAAGAAGGCGATGAACCGCCAGCGCGACGCGCTGAACGTCCGCATGGAACAGATCGAGGCCCGCTACCGCCGACAGTTCACTGCGCTCGATTCGCTGATCAGCAGCATGAACACGACCAGTACCTTCCTCACACAACAACTCGCCAGCCTGCCGACCTATTCGAGCTGA
- a CDS encoding flagellar protein FlaG yields MAIQPIPNSATISAPGVQATTGAKPVMPESKKAEAQPTEAALSNEQIEQTVDEIRRRIEPVAQNLLFTIDKDTGKTIVRLIDSTTKEVLRQIPSEELIAIARSLGKSQSGLIERKA; encoded by the coding sequence ATGGCCATACAGCCTATCCCGAACAGCGCAACGATCTCTGCCCCGGGCGTCCAGGCGACCACCGGGGCAAAGCCCGTTATGCCGGAGAGCAAGAAGGCGGAAGCGCAGCCCACTGAGGCAGCGCTCAGCAACGAACAGATCGAACAGACGGTGGACGAGATTCGCCGCAGGATCGAACCGGTGGCACAGAACCTGCTCTTCACGATCGACAAAGACACAGGGAAAACCATCGTGCGGCTGATCGACTCGACCACCAAGGAAGTACTGCGGCAGATTCCTTCCGAAGAACTGATTGCGATTGCGCGGTCGCTCGGCAAGAGCCAGAGTGGACTGATCGAACGCAAGGCCTGA
- a CDS encoding flagellin N-terminal helical domain-containing protein translates to MPQIINTNVASLTAQRNLNSSQNSLATSLQRLSSGLRINSARDDAAGLAISQRMNAQVKSLNQAARNASDGISMIQTAEGGMSQIQDMLIRMKELATQGSNSTLADAERSFIADEMTQLRDEINNISTRTKFNGQQLLNGSFGKALDTTSTVQGGFNLATSGTAAVTKVDITGAAAGTTFTFADANTGELTLSDGTNSQMIDITALALTAGQSYELNYNELGVKVTIKASGAETGANIAADLDAGTIITTAATGAEIQVGADDAADNRLTLTFGDTRINATSADARMVALDTDITAFTGATTAANSQALLTSVEDALTYVSEQRAALGAQQNRLDYTVANLQTQAENISASKSRITDADFAAETANLTRAQILQQAGTAMLAQANSLPQNVLSLLRG, encoded by the coding sequence ATGCCGCAAATCATCAACACCAACGTTGCCTCGCTCACCGCTCAGCGCAACCTCAATTCCTCGCAGAATTCGCTCGCCACTTCGCTGCAGCGTCTGTCGTCCGGTCTGCGCATCAACAGCGCCCGTGACGATGCCGCTGGTCTGGCGATTTCGCAGCGCATGAATGCACAGGTCAAGTCGCTGAACCAAGCTGCCCGTAACGCCAGCGACGGTATCTCGATGATCCAGACCGCTGAAGGCGGCATGTCGCAGATCCAGGACATGCTCATCCGCATGAAGGAACTGGCCACCCAGGGTTCGAACTCGACGCTGGCCGACGCAGAGCGCTCCTTCATCGCCGACGAAATGACCCAGCTGCGCGACGAGATCAACAACATCTCGACCCGTACCAAGTTCAACGGCCAGCAGCTGCTGAACGGTTCCTTCGGCAAGGCACTCGACACCACCTCGACCGTACAAGGCGGTTTCAACCTGGCCACCTCCGGCACCGCCGCAGTGACCAAGGTCGACATCACCGGCGCCGCCGCCGGCACGACCTTCACCTTCGCCGATGCCAACACCGGCGAACTGACGCTGTCGGATGGCACGAACTCGCAGATGATCGACATCACCGCCCTGGCGCTGACCGCAGGCCAATCGTACGAGCTGAACTACAACGAGCTCGGCGTGAAGGTGACGATCAAGGCTTCGGGTGCTGAGACCGGCGCCAACATCGCTGCCGACCTCGACGCAGGCACCATCATCACGACCGCTGCCACTGGCGCTGAAATCCAGGTCGGTGCTGACGACGCTGCCGACAACCGCCTGACGCTGACCTTCGGCGACACGCGTATCAACGCCACTTCGGCCGACGCCCGCATGGTCGCCCTGGACACCGACATCACCGCCTTCACCGGCGCCACCACGGCCGCCAACTCGCAGGCGCTGCTGACCTCGGTCGAAGACGCACTGACCTACGTGTCGGAACAGCGTGCCGCCCTCGGTGCCCAGCAGAACCGCCTCGACTACACCGTAGCCAACCTGCAAACGCAAGCGGAAAACATCTCCGCCTCGAAGAGCCGCATCACCGACGCCGACTTCGCTGCCGAAACCGCCAACCTGACCCGCGCGCAGATTCTGCAGCAGGCCGGTACCGCGATGCTGGCGCAAGCCAACTCGCTGCCGCAGAACGTGCTGAGCCTGCTCCGCGGCTGA
- a CDS encoding GGDEF domain-containing protein — protein sequence MRQLQPTPENYRALYHEIAGTKPEDLFPERALKLVCSTLPRLNQAQIEFVQRLESAVTSRSWSAISGSLVGLLRAQAAPQRKWTALLKDVFKQLERNHATLTFAQKHQALQQVLDSSNGELDALYSRMSALADKWESAEDGKAASAVQLVADSAAPTDNSDAALRDLFARTLEGVVASLLITAPELRDEAIELGKVLREVRDMRGVDDLASKLRNLIYRLNWVVDDQAEIRTGLLSLLDLLLRNISDLVIDDRWMRGQIDALRGLCDHPISARELDEVERRLREVIERQGSLRGNIDDAKHQIKLMLAGFVEQLGSFTDATSGFGDKMEGYARTIAEADDIGALQGVIADVITATHEMRATTERSRNEVDTMRDRVRAAEAEIERLQIELEQTSEKMRHDPLTGALNRKGLEESYAKEVSRASRRGTQLCLAVLDIDNFKRLNDTYGHNTGDDALLHLVATVRDCLRPHDTLSRYGGEEFVILLPETSVDDSVVVLQRLQRELTKRYFLANNDKLLITFSAGVTVVQQDEAQSSAIERADVAMYQAKATGKNRVVVAPGAAIAA from the coding sequence CTCGAAAGCGCGGTCACCAGCCGCAGCTGGTCGGCGATCAGCGGGTCTCTGGTCGGGCTGCTGCGCGCCCAGGCGGCACCGCAGCGCAAATGGACCGCCCTGCTCAAGGATGTGTTCAAGCAGCTCGAACGCAACCACGCGACGCTGACCTTCGCACAGAAGCATCAGGCCTTGCAGCAGGTGCTTGATTCGTCCAACGGCGAGCTTGATGCGCTGTACTCGCGCATGAGCGCGCTGGCCGACAAATGGGAATCGGCCGAGGACGGCAAGGCCGCGTCGGCGGTGCAACTGGTCGCCGACAGCGCAGCACCGACCGACAACAGCGACGCCGCACTGCGCGACCTGTTCGCGCGTACGCTCGAAGGCGTCGTCGCCAGCCTGCTCATTACCGCCCCCGAACTGCGCGACGAAGCGATCGAACTGGGCAAGGTGCTGCGCGAAGTACGAGACATGCGCGGTGTGGATGACCTTGCGTCCAAGCTGCGCAATCTCATCTACCGCCTGAACTGGGTGGTCGACGATCAGGCGGAAATCCGTACCGGCCTGCTTTCGCTGCTCGACCTGCTACTGCGAAACATCAGCGATCTCGTCATCGACGACCGCTGGATGCGCGGCCAGATCGATGCATTGCGCGGCCTGTGCGATCACCCGATCAGTGCGCGCGAGCTCGACGAAGTCGAGCGCCGCCTGCGCGAGGTGATCGAACGACAGGGCTCGCTGCGCGGCAATATCGACGACGCCAAGCACCAGATCAAACTGATGCTGGCGGGCTTCGTCGAGCAGTTGGGCAGCTTCACCGACGCCACGTCCGGCTTCGGCGACAAGATGGAAGGCTATGCGCGCACCATTGCGGAAGCCGACGACATCGGCGCGCTGCAGGGCGTGATCGCGGACGTGATCACCGCGACGCACGAAATGCGCGCCACCACGGAACGTTCGCGCAACGAGGTCGACACCATGCGCGATCGCGTGCGTGCGGCCGAAGCCGAGATCGAGCGTCTGCAGATCGAACTCGAACAGACCAGCGAGAAGATGCGCCACGACCCGCTGACCGGCGCGCTCAACCGCAAGGGTCTGGAAGAGTCCTATGCGAAAGAGGTGTCGCGCGCATCGCGCCGCGGCACCCAGCTCTGTCTGGCCGTGCTCGATATCGACAACTTCAAGCGCCTGAACGACACCTACGGCCATAACACCGGTGACGATGCCCTGCTGCATCTGGTCGCCACGGTGCGCGACTGCCTGCGCCCGCACGACACGCTGTCGCGTTATGGCGGCGAGGAGTTCGTCATACTGCTGCCGGAGACTTCGGTCGATGACTCGGTCGTCGTGCTGCAGCGACTGCAGCGTGAACTGACCAAGCGCTACTTCCTCGCCAACAATGACAAGCTGCTGATCACCTTCAGCGCAGGTGTCACCGTCGTGCAGCAGGACGAAGCCCAGAGTTCGGCAATCGAACGCGCCGACGTCGCGATGTATCAGGCCAAGGCGACCGGCAAGAACCGCGTCGTCGTCGCACCGGGCGCCGCCATCGCCGCCTGA